In the Arachis ipaensis cultivar K30076 chromosome B10, Araip1.1, whole genome shotgun sequence genome, one interval contains:
- the LOC107621998 gene encoding early nodulin-93 has product MAKGNVTANYPLERTSLASLDQKLAMAKRCSREGVMAGAKAAVVAGIATAIPTLASVRMVPWAKANLNHTAQALIISTVAGAAYFIVADKTVLATARNNSFNQQPSNNP; this is encoded by the exons ATGGCAAAGGGAAATGTTACTGCGAATTATCCTCTTGAGAGGACCAGCTTGGCTTCTCTGGATCAGAAGCTAGCCATGGCAAAGCGTTGTTCTCGTG AGGGAGTGATGGCTGGAGCTAAGGCAGCTGTTGTTGCCGGCATTGCCACTGCCATTCCAACA CTGGCTAGTGTAAGGATGGTGCCATGGGCAAAAGCAAATCTGAATCACACTGCTCAAGCTTTGATAATCTCAACCGTGGCTGGAGCAGCATACTTCATAGTGGCTGACAAAACCGTTTTGGCAACTGCTAGAAACAACTCCTTCAACCAACAACCCTCCAATAATCCATGA
- the LOC107623802 gene encoding early nodulin-93, producing the protein MAKINNVAPHSPLERSTLASLDHKLAMAKRCSHEGVMAGAKAAIAAGVATAIPTLASVRMLPWAKANLNHTAQALIISTVAGAAYFIVADKTVLATARKNSFKQPTNP; encoded by the exons ATGGCAAAGATTAACAATGTTGCTCCTCACTCTCCTCTTGAGAGGTCTACCTTGGCTTCTCTTGATCACAAGTTGGCCATGGCCAAGCGCTGTTCTCATG AGGGTGTGATGGCAGGAGCTAAGGCAGCTATTGCTGCTGGAGTTGCCACTGCAATTCCAACT CTGGCTAGTGTAAGGATGCTGCCATGGGCAAAAGCCAACCTCAACCACACTGCTCAAGCTCTCATAATTTCAACAGTTGCTGGAGCAGCATATTTCATAGTAGCTGACAAAACCGTTTTGGCAACTGCAAGAAAGAACTCCTTCAAGCAACCCACCAACCCATGA
- the LOC107623801 gene encoding pentatricopeptide repeat-containing protein At1g08070, chloroplastic — MLLAPTVAASATTTANNASLFTAPSSSCSCSFLCESIHTLKQVHCHVIKTGLHNTLFALSKLIHFCALSPSGDLSYALSLFRSAPQQPNPFIFNTLIRAHSLTPSPLHSLNTFSEMIASGVQPNSHTFPSIFKSCAKSKAPRQGKQLHSQVIKLGLQSDPHVHTSVIAMYAKVGELGDARKVFDKSPLRDAVSFTALVTGYVSEGRVDDARTLFDEIPRKDVVSWNAMIAGYVQSDRFEEALDCFDVMKEAGVEPDQSTMVTLLCACGHLRKLELGEWIGSWVRDHRLSSNLQLTSSLIDMYAKCGEIDKARDLFDGVEERDVIIWNTMIGGYSHLCFYEDALALFDLMLRSNVKPTDVTFLAVLPACACLGALDLGKWIHAYVDRNLKSIDNASALWTSLIDMYAKCGSIEVAEQVFRSTSCRSLASWNAMISGLAMYGHADRALRLVSEMTDEGYQPDDITFVGVLSACTQAGLVDLGRQYFNSMTQDYKISPKLQHYGCMIDLLARSGKFEEAKSLMRSMDMEPDGAIWGSLLNACKVHGDVEFGEYVAEQLFQLEPENTGAYVLLSNIYAGAGRWDDVARIRTMLNDKGMKKVPGCTSIEVDGVVHEFLVGDKFHPQSKEIHTMLDEVDKLLGEAGFVPDTSEVLYDMDEEWKEGALSHHSEKLAISFGLISTKPGTTIRIVKNLRVCRNCHLATKLISKIFNREIIARDRNRFHHFKDGLCSCNDCW, encoded by the coding sequence ATGCTTTTGGCGCCAACGGTTGCAGCGTCAGCCACCACCACCGCCAACAATGCTTCTCTCTTCACTGCCCCCTCTTCCTCCTGCTCCTGCTCCTTCTTATGCGAAAGCATCCACACCCTGAAGCAAGTCCACTGCCACGTCATCAAAACTGGTCTCCACAACACTCTCTTCGCCCTCAGCAAACTCATCCACTTCTGCGCCCTCTCCCCCTCCGGCGACCTCTCCTACGCTCTCTCCCTCTTCCGCTCCGCCCCCCAACAACCCAACCCCTTCATCTTCAACACCCTTATTCGCGCCCATTCCCTTACCCCTTCCCCTCTCCATTCCCTCAACACCTTCTCCGAAATGATCGCTTCTGGTGTTCAACCCAATTCCCACACTTTCCCTTCCATTTTCAAGTCTTGCGCCAAATCCAAGGCTCCCCGTCAAGGGAAACAGCTCCATTCGCAAGTCATCAAGCTTGGCCTTCAATCTGATCCCCATGTGCACACCTCGGTTATTGCTATGTACGCTAAAGTTGGTGAATTGGGTGATGCAAGGAAGGTGTTTGATAAAAGTCCTCTAAGAGATGCTGTTTCTTTTACGGCTTTGGTTACTGGGTATGTCTCGGAGGGTCGTGTGGATGATGCTAGAACTCTCTTTGATGAAATCCCCAGGAAGGATGTGGTGTCGTGGAATGCCATGATTGCGGGGTATGTGCAGAGTGATCGATTTGAAGAAGCACTGGATTGCTTTGACGTGATGAAGGAGGCAGGTGTTGAGCCTGATCAGAGCACAATGGTGACTTTGCTTTGTGCTTGTGGTCATTTGAGGAAGCTTGAGTTGGGGGAGTGGATTGGTTCTTGGGTTAGAGATCATAGGCTTAGTTCAAATCTTCAGCTTACTAGTTCACTAATTGATATGTATGCCAAGTGTGGCGAGATTGATAAGGCTCGTGATTTGTTTGATGGGGTCGAGGAAAGGGATGTGATTATATGGAATACTATGATTGGTGGTTATTCTCACCTATGCTTCTATGAGGATGCCTTGGCACTCTTTGACCTCATGCTTCGATCAAATGTGAAGCCTACCGATGTTACCTTCTTGGCTGTTCTTCCAGCTTGTGCTTGCCTTGGTGCTCTGGACCTTGGCAAGTGGATTCATGCCTATGTTGATAGGAATTTGAAGAGCATAGACAATGCTTCTGCACTTTGGACAAGTCTCATAGACATGTATGCAAAATGTGGGTCCATTGAGGTAGCGGAACAAGTATTTAGAAGCACAAGTTGTAGAAGCTTGGCTTCTTGGAATGCCATGATATCGGGATTGGCAATGTACGGGCACGCAGATCGGGCCCTCAGGCTTGTCTCCGAGATGACTGATGAAGGGTACCAGCCGGACGACATCACATTTGTTGGGGTGTTATCTGCTTGTACTCAAGCTGGTTTGGTAGATCTTGGGCGGCAGTATTTCAATTCAATGACACAAGATTACAAAATTTCACCAAAGTTGCAACACTATGGTTGCATGATAGACCTCCTAGCTAGATCTGGGAAGTTTGAAGAAGCAAAGAGCCTAATGAGAAGCATGGACATGGAGCCGGATGGAGCTATATGGGGTTCTTTGCTTAATGCTTGTAAGGTTCATGGTGATGTCGAGTTTGGTGAATATGTCGCAGAACAGCTCTTTCAATTGGAGCCGGAAAATACTGGCGCATACGTGCTTTTGTCAAATATATATGCAGGAGCAGGAAGGTGGGATGATGTAGCAAGGATAAGAACCATGTTAAATGACAAAGGGATGAAGAAAGTTCCCGGATGTACCTCTATAGAGGTTGATGGTGTTGTTCATGAGTTCCTTGTAGGCGATAAGTTCCATCctcagagtaaagagatacataCAATGTTAGATGAGGTAGATAAGCTTTTGGGGGAGGCTGGTTTTGTGCCTGATACCTCAGAGGTGCTCTATGATATGGATGAGGAGTGGAAGGAAGGAGCTTTGAGTCATCACAGTGAGAAATTGGCTATTTCTTTTGGTTTGATTAGCACAAAACCAGGGACTACAATTAGGATCGTGAAGAATCTTCGTGTTTGTAGGAACTGCCATTTGGCGACCAAGCTTATATCCAAGATTTTCAATAGGGAAATAATAGCAAGAGATAGAAACCGATTCCACCATTTTAAAGATGGGTTATGCTCATGTAATGATTGCTGGTGA
- the LOC107620068 gene encoding uncharacterized RNA-binding protein C17H9.04c, whose protein sequence is MSWSGGDWMCGACQHINFKKREACQNCGYPKFGGPDPSTYRYHRTEALAGDWFCTGMNCGAHNYASRSNCYRCGAFKDDYSSGYGGNMAGSVGYGSDCSFIAEIVNKDHANKNRKFLDDFFFLPRYSISSLFSLSYCNRIGCGVHNYASRTECFKCKMPRNFGGAD, encoded by the exons ATGAGCTGGTCAGGAGGAGATTGGATGTGTGGTGCTTGCCAACACATAAATTTCAAGAAGAGGGAGGCATGCCAAAATTGTGGATATCCCAAGTTTGGAGGCCCTGACCCTTCAACTTATAGATATCACAGGACGGAAGCATTGGCCGGAGACTGGTTTTGCACCGGTATGAACTGTGGAGCTCACAACTATGCCAGCCGATCAAACTGCTATAGATgtggtgcattcaaagatgattATTCTTCTGGATATGGAGGGAACATGGCAGGCTCTGTAGGCTATGGATCTGACTGCAGTTTC ATCGCTGAGATAGTTAATAAAGACCATGCAAACAAGAATCGAAAATTCTTAGATGATTTTTTCTTTTTACCAAGGTACAGTATctcatctttattttctttatccTATTGCAACAGAATTGGCTGTGGAGTGCATAATTATGCTAGCAGGACAGAATGCTTTAAGTGCAAAATGCCAAGGAATTTTG GTGGTGCAGACTAA